One region of Natronorubrum aibiense genomic DNA includes:
- a CDS encoding GIY-YIG nuclease family protein, translating to MSDHVVYVLECADGSLYTGYTTDLERRVREHNAGEGAKYTRGRTPVEPCYTERFDSKSAAMSREYEIKQLTRHQKERLVGLE from the coding sequence ATGTCAGATCACGTCGTCTACGTCCTCGAGTGTGCCGACGGCTCGCTGTATACGGGCTACACGACCGATCTCGAGCGACGGGTTCGCGAGCACAACGCGGGCGAGGGCGCGAAGTACACCCGCGGTCGAACGCCGGTCGAACCCTGTTACACCGAACGCTTCGACTCGAAATCGGCCGCGATGTCCCGCGAGTACGAGATCAAGCAACTCACACGCCACCAGAAGGAGCGACTCGTTGGCCTCGAGTGA